A single Longimicrobium sp. DNA region contains:
- a CDS encoding TldD/PmbA family protein yields MAEPRYLSRADAEALAQKVLSFTTADEARVNLNSSTTGNTRWAMNQVSTSGDSYDATVTVTAAFGKKVASATTNRFDDEGLRQVVQTAERLARLVPEDPEYLGELGPQQYVQSEPYFDATANLTPEERARAIMQIAGPAARQNLVSTGFLVHSTGSNAVATKRGLFAYARSTGVSLTSTVRTPDGTGSGWAGGGENDWARLNAAALGERAIRKAELSRNPRAVEPGEWTVILEPTAVANMVNLMAFALNARTADEGRSFFSKQGGGNKLGEKFLDERVTIISDPADPRIAANPFGNEGLPNRRQVWVENGTLRNLAYNRFWAQRSNREPTGNPGTYLMSGGDTSVEQMIRSTERGLLVTRMWYIRPVDPRTILFTGLTRDGTFLVENGRITTAVKNLRWNESPIFLLNNIEAMSEPVRVSASEDGDGGAVMVPAIKARDFTFTSLSDAV; encoded by the coding sequence ATGGCCGAACCCCGCTACCTGTCGCGCGCCGACGCCGAGGCGCTGGCGCAGAAGGTCCTTTCGTTCACCACCGCCGACGAGGCGCGGGTGAACCTGAACAGCTCCACCACCGGCAACACCCGGTGGGCCATGAACCAGGTGAGCACCTCGGGCGACTCGTACGACGCCACGGTCACCGTCACCGCCGCCTTCGGAAAGAAGGTGGCCTCGGCCACCACCAACCGCTTCGACGACGAGGGGCTTCGGCAGGTGGTGCAGACGGCCGAGCGGCTGGCCCGGCTGGTTCCCGAAGACCCCGAGTACCTGGGCGAGCTGGGGCCGCAGCAGTACGTGCAGTCGGAGCCGTACTTCGACGCCACCGCCAACCTGACGCCCGAGGAGCGCGCCCGCGCCATCATGCAGATCGCCGGGCCCGCGGCGCGGCAGAACCTGGTTTCCACCGGGTTCCTGGTGCACTCCACCGGCAGCAACGCCGTCGCCACCAAGCGCGGCCTGTTCGCCTACGCGCGCTCCACCGGCGTGAGCCTCACGTCTACGGTGCGCACGCCGGACGGCACCGGCTCCGGCTGGGCCGGCGGCGGCGAGAACGACTGGGCGCGGCTGAACGCGGCGGCCCTGGGCGAGCGCGCCATCCGCAAGGCCGAGCTGTCGCGCAACCCGCGCGCGGTGGAGCCGGGCGAGTGGACGGTGATCCTGGAGCCCACCGCCGTGGCCAACATGGTGAACCTGATGGCGTTCGCGCTGAACGCCCGCACGGCCGACGAGGGCCGCTCGTTCTTCAGCAAGCAGGGCGGCGGCAACAAGCTGGGAGAGAAGTTCCTGGACGAGCGGGTGACCATCATCTCCGACCCGGCGGACCCGCGCATCGCGGCCAACCCGTTCGGCAACGAGGGGCTGCCGAACCGGCGGCAGGTGTGGGTTGAGAACGGCACGCTGCGCAACCTGGCGTACAACCGCTTCTGGGCGCAGCGCAGCAACCGCGAGCCCACGGGCAACCCCGGCACCTACCTGATGTCGGGCGGCGACACCTCGGTGGAGCAGATGATCCGCTCCACCGAGCGCGGGCTGCTGGTGACGCGCATGTGGTACATCCGCCCGGTGGACCCGCGCACCATCCTGTTCACGGGGCTTACCCGCGACGGCACCTTCCTGGTGGAGAACGGCCGCATCACCACGGCCGTCAAGAACCTGCGCTGGAACGAGTCGCCCATCTTCCTGCTGAACAACATCGAGGCGATGAGCGAGCCGGTGCGGGTGAGCGCCTCGGAAGACGGCGATGGCGGCGCGGTGATGGTGCCCGCCATCAAGGCGCGCGACTTCACCTTCACCTCGCTCTCCGACGCGGTCTGA